The proteins below are encoded in one region of Eulemur rufifrons isolate Redbay chromosome 2, OSU_ERuf_1, whole genome shotgun sequence:
- the LOC138398580 gene encoding disintegrin and metalloproteinase domain-containing protein 20-like, with the protein MAVGETLLYLRATLLLLWLEVSLFTYGHSEARPSQHFKSPEVVIPSRVISKGRGAKALGWLSYSLQFGGQRHIVHMKLKKLLVSTHLSVFTYTEEDALVQDQPYIRDDCYYDGYVEGFPESLVALSTCSGGFRGMLQINDLAYEIEPIRISATFEHLLYKIDSEDTQFPRKRCGLTEEKIARQLELQLSYNFTLKQSSYLDRWTHRRFLEFAVVVDHGRYVFSESNVSVVQFQVLAIINIVDALYNALNLDIILTGLEIWTEKNPFSTSGDLDNVVEEFAIWKYHNFDNRVHHDTAHLLIKEFYGVKLGVAYVKGVCQVPFNCGVDVFEDNSVVVFSVTFAHELGHNIGMIHDTEWCVCGHKYCIMYAYRTASTRFSNCSYAQYFDTSYSIGLCLHPSPNPENIFRLKFCGNLVVEEGEECDCGTVNQCAKDPCCLLNCTLSPGAACAFGMCCKDCKFMPSGTLCRQQVTECDLPEWCNGTSHQCPEDVYVQDGFSCSVNTYCYKTSCSNHDMQCKEIFGQDALGASQSCYKEINTQGNRFGHCGIEGTIYVRCLTADILCGRVQCENVREIPKLIDHTTVHQFHFNDTTCWGTDYHLGMSIPDVGQVKDGTTCGPEKICINRKCASMVRLSPTCQPETCNMRGICNNKQHCHCDSGWAPPYCKNKGFGGSIDSGPPPGHSTEGINAKGSLGYMSLLLLLPLISLFLCCFFVLHKKRKETKKKVEEEHRNEENG; encoded by the coding sequence ATGGCAGTGGGTGAGACCCTGCTGTACCTCAGGGCCACCCTTCTGCTGCTCTGGCTTGAGGTGTCTTTGTTCACTTATGGCCACTCTGAGGCCAGGCCCTCCCAGCATTTCAAGTCCCCAGAAGTGGTGATCCCCTCGAGAGTGATCAGCAAGGGCAGAGGTGCAAAGGCTCTGGGATGGCTGTCTTACAGCCTGCAGTTTGGGGGCCAGAGACACATTGTCCACATGAAGCTCAAGAAGCTGTTGGTTTCCACACACCTCTCTGTGTTCACCTACACGGAGGAGGATGCCCTCGTCCAGGATCAGCCCTACATCCGTGATGACTGCTACTACGACGGTTATGTGGAAGGGTTCCCTGAGTCCCTGGTTGCCCTCAGTACCTGTTCTGGGGGTTTTCGAGGAATGCTACAGATAAATGACCTTGCTTATGAAATTGAGCCAATTAGGATTTCTGCCACGTTTGAACACCTGCTGTATAAGATAGACAGTGAAGATACACAGTTCCCACGTAAGAGATGTGgtttaacagaagagaaaatagcaCGTCAATTGGAGTTGCAACTGTCATACAATTTCACTCTGAAGCAAAGTTCTTATTTAGACCGGTGGACCCACCGGAGGTTTCTTGAGTTTGCAGTGGTAGTAGACCATGGTAGATACGTTTTCTCTGAAAGTAACGTGTCAGTAGTTCAGTTCCAAGTACTTGCTATTATCAATATTGTGGATGCTCTCTATAATGCTCTTAACCTTGATATAATTTTGACTGGACTTGAGATATGgactgaaaaaaatccattttctacTAGTGGGGACTTAGATAATGTTGTGGAGGAGTTTGCTATTTGGAAGTATCATAACTTTGATAACCGAGTGCATCATGATACTGCACATCTTCTTATAAAAGAATTCTATGGTGTGAAgcttggtgttgcctatgttAAAGGAGTGTGTCAGGTTCCATTTAATTGTGGAGTTGATGTGTTTGAAGACAACAGCGTGGTTGTTTTTTCCGTGACTTTCGCCCATGAGCTTGGTCATAATATCGGTATGATACACGACACTGAATGGTGTGTATGTGGGCACAAATATTGCATAATGTATGCATACAGAACGGCGTCAACTAGATTCAGCAACTGCAGTTATGCCCAATATTTTGACACTAGTTACAGTATTGGATTATGTCTTCACCCTTCTCCAAATCCAGAGAATATCTTTAGGCTGAAGTTCTGTGGAAACCTAGTGGTTGAAGAAGGAGAGGAGTGCGACTGTGGAACCGTGAATCAGTGTGCGAAAGATCCCTGTTGTCTGTTAAACTGCACTCTGAGTCCTGgagctgcctgtgcttttggaatGTGTTGCAAAGACTGCAAATTCATGCCATCAGGAACTTTATGTAGACAACAGGTCACTGAATGTGACCTTCCAGAGTGGTGCAATGGGACATCCCATCAATGCCCAGAAGATGTGTATGTGCAGGATGGGTTTTCCTGTAGTGTTAATACCTACTGCTATAAAACGTCCTGCAGTAACCATGATATGCAATGTAAAGAGATTTTTGGCCAAGATGCACTGGGTGCATCTCAGAGTTGCTACAAAGAAATCAATACCCAAGGAAATCGTTTTGGTCACTGTGGTATCGAAGGCACAATATACGTGCGGTGTTTGACTGCTGATATCCTGTGTGGGAGAGTTCAGTGTGAAAATGTAAGAGAGATTCCCAAACTGATAGACCATACTACAGTGCATCAATTTCACTTCAATGACACGACTTGCTGGGGCACTGATTATCATTTAGGGATGTCTATACCTGATGTTGGTCAAGTGAAAGATGGAACTACGTGTGGTCCAGAAAAGATCTGCATCAACAGGAAGTGTGCCAGTATGGTTCGTCTGTCACCAACCTGTCAGCCTGAGACCTGTAACATGAGAGGGATCTGCAATAATAAACAGCACTGTCACTGTGACAGTGGGTGGGCACCTCCCTACTGTAAAAACAAAGGCTTTGGAGGTAGTATTGATAGCGGCCCACCTCCTGGACACAGCACGGAAGGGATAAACGCGAAGGGAAGTTTGGGTTATATGTCATTATTGTTGCttcttcctttgatttctttatttttatgttgcttttttGTACttcataagaaaagg